In one window of Nocardia brasiliensis DNA:
- a CDS encoding class I adenylate-forming enzyme family protein, whose protein sequence is MSVVGRVSIGELIEKTAAQRPAACAVSVRGFTTGTSADISWHELVQRTHEHAEKYRKVGIREGAVVAVALPPGIGHVVATLALWDIGAVVLPVDHRWSAATRAAIVARYPRGWVVEGAGLDLVAHHRRAVAPPHLPADGLPRSVSMSGGTTGVPKLLVRNRPWAYDAAGPLTAEESARGMDYGQTQLVGLPLYHAGFGALYHGLALGHRIVLPGNASPKLYLELLRSECVQVVRTVPAQMGTLLEASARESHWFASLRLVVHTAARCPESVKRGWLALVEPSAVYEEYGSVERIGVLSIRGDEWLAHPGSVGRPRRCSVRILDEQRRPVAAGTTGELFMTDADAGQPTYLGTGPELAEADGYFSVGDLAWQDAEGYVTLVGRRDDAINVGGVQVFPRDVERVLERHAAVRDVRVRALPDARLGEVVRAEVSLRAGDSAEVLAELWRACRTELTRAQLPRTITIVADVRRSAAGKLRKNG, encoded by the coding sequence ATGAGCGTGGTCGGACGCGTATCGATCGGTGAGCTCATCGAGAAGACGGCGGCGCAGCGGCCCGCGGCGTGCGCGGTGAGCGTGCGCGGCTTCACCACGGGCACCAGTGCGGACATCAGCTGGCACGAGTTGGTGCAGCGAACCCACGAACACGCGGAAAAGTACCGTAAGGTCGGTATTCGGGAGGGTGCGGTCGTGGCGGTGGCGTTGCCGCCGGGCATCGGTCATGTCGTGGCCACGCTGGCGCTCTGGGATATCGGTGCCGTAGTCCTGCCGGTGGATCACCGGTGGTCGGCGGCGACCAGAGCGGCCATCGTGGCGCGCTATCCGCGCGGGTGGGTGGTCGAGGGCGCCGGCCTCGACCTGGTGGCGCACCACCGGCGCGCGGTCGCACCGCCGCACCTACCGGCGGATGGGCTACCCAGGTCGGTGTCGATGTCGGGTGGAACGACGGGCGTCCCGAAACTGCTCGTGCGCAACCGGCCCTGGGCCTACGACGCCGCCGGACCGCTCACTGCCGAGGAGAGCGCCAGGGGAATGGACTACGGGCAGACCCAGCTCGTCGGGCTTCCCCTGTACCACGCGGGATTCGGCGCGCTGTACCACGGACTGGCCCTTGGGCACCGGATCGTGCTCCCCGGCAATGCCTCGCCCAAGTTGTACCTGGAACTGCTGCGATCAGAGTGCGTGCAGGTCGTGCGCACGGTACCCGCGCAGATGGGCACGCTGTTGGAAGCCAGTGCGCGGGAGTCGCATTGGTTCGCCTCGCTGCGGCTGGTCGTGCACACCGCGGCGCGCTGCCCCGAGTCGGTGAAACGCGGCTGGCTGGCACTGGTCGAGCCGAGCGCGGTGTACGAGGAGTACGGCAGCGTCGAGCGGATCGGCGTGCTCAGCATCCGTGGCGACGAGTGGCTGGCGCACCCCGGGTCGGTCGGACGCCCGCGACGCTGCTCGGTGCGCATCCTCGACGAACAGCGTCGGCCGGTGGCCGCAGGGACGACCGGCGAACTGTTCATGACCGACGCCGACGCCGGGCAACCGACCTATCTGGGCACCGGGCCGGAATTGGCCGAGGCGGACGGCTATTTCAGCGTCGGCGATCTCGCGTGGCAGGATGCCGAGGGCTACGTGACCCTGGTCGGTCGCCGCGACGACGCCATCAATGTCGGCGGCGTGCAGGTGTTTCCCCGCGACGTCGAACGGGTCCTGGAGCGCCACGCGGCCGTTCGCGATGTCCGGGTGCGCGCGCTGCCCGACGCGCGGCTCGGCGAGGTGGTACGGGCCGAGGTCAGTCTGCGCGCGGGCGACAGCGCCGAGGTGCTGGCCGAGCTGTGGCGGGCCTGCCGTACCGAGCTGACCAGAGCGCAACTGCCCCGGACGATCACGATCGTGGCCGACGTGCGCCGCAGCGCCGCGGGCAAATTGCGCAAGAACGGCTAG
- a CDS encoding phosphopantetheine-binding protein, with amino-acid sequence MEQRVWAVVGRVCGAGYTAPAANFYELGGDSLLAGELMTALRAEFDAEVPMHLLFEAPDMGTFVHEAVRVL; translated from the coding sequence GTGGAGCAACGGGTGTGGGCCGTGGTCGGCCGGGTGTGCGGTGCCGGATACACCGCACCGGCCGCGAATTTCTATGAGCTCGGCGGTGACTCGCTGCTCGCGGGGGAGTTGATGACCGCGTTGCGCGCGGAATTCGACGCCGAGGTGCCGATGCACCTGCTGTTCGAGGCGCCGGACATGGGCACGTTCGTGCACGAGGCGGTGCGGGTGCTGTGA
- a CDS encoding SDR family NAD(P)-dependent oxidoreductase, with amino-acid sequence MTAQPDVDPATLDYRALFRLDGRRAAVIGAGSGIGRESALALAALGAEVVCLDIDSDHAEATAALAGAPARARRLDARDPDAVAAAAAELPDLDVLVFTTGRNVRKRLFDYATDEFDAVLDLNLRAAFHLIRAFGKGMVDRGGGSIIGMSSIRAVTVEPGQAVYAATKAALVQLIRGAAAEFGPAGVRVNAIAPGVVRTPLTDSIFAEPRWRAAYASKSALGRWAEASEIAGAVAFLAADASSFVTGTMLYVDGGWTAVDGRYDPPC; translated from the coding sequence ATGACCGCGCAACCGGATGTCGATCCCGCGACGCTCGACTACCGAGCACTCTTCCGGCTCGACGGCAGACGCGCCGCGGTGATCGGCGCGGGCAGCGGCATCGGACGCGAGTCGGCGCTCGCCCTTGCCGCGCTCGGCGCCGAGGTGGTGTGCCTCGACATCGACAGCGACCACGCCGAAGCGACCGCGGCGCTGGCGGGCGCCCCCGCTCGCGCGCGTCGCTTGGACGCGCGCGACCCGGACGCCGTCGCCGCGGCCGCCGCCGAGCTGCCCGACCTCGACGTGCTCGTCTTCACCACCGGACGAAACGTGCGCAAGCGCCTGTTCGACTATGCGACAGACGAATTCGACGCCGTACTGGATCTCAATCTGCGGGCCGCCTTCCATCTGATCCGCGCCTTCGGCAAGGGCATGGTCGACCGTGGGGGCGGCTCGATCATCGGCATGTCGTCGATTCGGGCGGTCACCGTCGAACCAGGACAGGCCGTGTACGCAGCGACGAAGGCCGCGCTGGTGCAGCTGATCCGCGGCGCCGCCGCGGAATTCGGCCCGGCCGGGGTGCGGGTGAACGCGATCGCGCCCGGTGTCGTACGCACCCCGCTGACCGACTCGATCTTCGCCGAGCCTCGGTGGCGCGCGGCGTACGCGTCCAAGAGCGCGCTCGGCCGCTGGGCCGAGGCGAGCGAAATCGCCGGGGCCGTGGCATTTCTCGCGGCGGACGCGTCGAGCTTCGTCACCGGGACGATGCTCTACGTCGACGGCGGCTGGACCGCGGTGGACGGCCGCTACGATCCGCCGTGCTGA
- a CDS encoding aldehyde dehydrogenase family protein, whose amino-acid sequence MFRNGVLEPATEQLPVRNPWSGAEVGLVARDSVAQLDAAVRGVRAAWRPLPPDRRADILRAAARLTRARAAELAPLIARESGVCLAETTRETDRAATNLAVAADEAERLRGESIPIPGHDRLALTMFEPIGVVAAITPFNRPLNQVVVKVAPAVAAGCAVVLKPSEKTPLTALTFAEIMLEAGLPPEHLVVTTGAPGELGPALAGHPDIDMVTFTGSARTGRAVSAATAGKKLLLELGGNDPLIVLPDADLDLAVQLTAQGAFATAGQSCRGIKRVIAVDGVADELVARLVTAAQRKRVGDPLDPATEIGPLIDAAAADTVRGRITAAVAANAKLLLGGEQRGALITPAVLDQVPADAELVVEETFGPVAPVIRVADLAEAISVANSTSYGLQAGVVTADAAAFTALAAALRVGAVNLNAGPHFDSPHIPFGGVKSSGLGREGIPYAIREMSTVKTVTLPYPR is encoded by the coding sequence ATGTTTCGTAATGGCGTGCTCGAACCGGCGACCGAGCAACTGCCGGTGCGCAATCCCTGGTCCGGCGCGGAGGTCGGACTCGTCGCCCGCGACAGCGTGGCGCAGCTCGACGCCGCGGTGCGCGGCGTGCGCGCCGCGTGGCGTCCGCTGCCGCCGGACCGGCGGGCCGATATCCTGCGCGCCGCGGCCCGGCTGACCCGCGCACGCGCCGCCGAGCTCGCGCCGTTGATCGCCCGCGAATCGGGCGTCTGCCTCGCCGAGACGACGCGCGAAACCGACCGTGCCGCAACAAATCTCGCGGTCGCGGCGGACGAGGCGGAGCGGCTGCGCGGGGAAAGCATCCCAATACCAGGACATGATCGCCTGGCGCTCACCATGTTCGAGCCGATCGGCGTCGTCGCGGCCATCACCCCGTTCAACCGGCCGTTGAACCAGGTGGTCGTGAAGGTCGCGCCCGCCGTCGCGGCGGGCTGCGCGGTGGTGCTGAAGCCGTCGGAGAAGACACCGCTCACCGCACTGACTTTCGCCGAGATCATGCTCGAGGCCGGGTTGCCGCCCGAGCACCTGGTCGTCACCACCGGCGCGCCCGGCGAGCTCGGCCCGGCACTGGCCGGGCACCCGGACATCGACATGGTCACCTTCACCGGTTCGGCGCGGACCGGCCGGGCGGTGTCTGCGGCCACCGCGGGCAAGAAACTGCTGCTGGAGCTGGGCGGCAACGATCCGTTGATCGTCCTGCCCGACGCCGATCTCGACCTGGCCGTGCAGTTGACCGCGCAGGGCGCGTTCGCCACCGCGGGACAGTCCTGTCGCGGCATCAAACGCGTGATCGCGGTGGACGGGGTGGCCGACGAACTGGTCGCGCGGTTGGTCACGGCCGCGCAGCGCAAACGGGTGGGTGACCCGCTCGATCCCGCCACCGAGATCGGCCCGCTCATCGACGCGGCCGCCGCGGACACGGTGCGCGGGCGCATCACCGCGGCGGTCGCCGCGAACGCGAAACTGCTGCTCGGCGGCGAGCAGCGGGGCGCGCTGATCACGCCCGCGGTGCTCGATCAGGTGCCCGCCGATGCCGAACTCGTCGTCGAGGAGACCTTCGGACCGGTCGCGCCGGTGATCCGGGTCGCCGATCTCGCCGAGGCGATCAGCGTGGCGAACTCGACCAGCTATGGCCTGCAGGCCGGCGTGGTCACCGCCGACGCGGCCGCCTTCACCGCGCTCGCGGCCGCGCTGCGGGTCGGCGCGGTGAATCTCAACGCGGGCCCGCATTTCGATTCCCCGCACATCCCGTTCGGCGGCGTGAAGTCCAGCGGACTCGGCCGCGAGGGCATCCCCTATGCCATCAGGGAGATGAGCACCGTCAAAACGGTCACCCTGCCCTACCCCCGGTAA
- the aepY gene encoding phosphonopyruvate decarboxylase: MIDADDLLGGLIARGVADVVGVPCSYLTPMINRVASGSAAGYLPVTHEGEAVAIAAGSWLAGVTACVMAQNSGLGNMVNPLTSLTHPSRIPVPLLVSWRGAPGCPDEPQHELMGAITPGLLELMRVGHAVLPADVEGLAGCLNTGWAEMSRTEQPFAFILRDGVVADEPLSEPPLPSPTPPAVTRSRRERAAPTRMAALETLLGTLPDTAAVLSTTGKTSRELYTLADRPQHFYLVGAMGSASAVGLGVARHTSRAVVVLDGDGAALMRLGTFATVGAHATPNLVHVLLDNGVHDSTGGQQSLAAQIDFPAVARACGYARVYDCAALDEVADAVTATLTDAGPALIYLRIQPGSLARLGRPAVGPADVARRFQAFVTGDDHVS; this comes from the coding sequence GTGATCGATGCCGACGATCTACTCGGCGGATTGATCGCGCGCGGCGTGGCGGACGTCGTCGGGGTGCCGTGCTCCTACCTGACCCCGATGATCAACCGGGTGGCGTCCGGCTCGGCCGCGGGATACCTGCCGGTGACCCACGAGGGCGAGGCCGTCGCGATCGCGGCGGGCAGTTGGCTGGCGGGCGTCACCGCCTGCGTGATGGCGCAGAACTCGGGCCTCGGCAACATGGTCAACCCGCTGACCTCGCTCACCCATCCGAGCCGGATACCGGTACCGCTGCTGGTCAGTTGGCGCGGCGCGCCGGGCTGCCCGGACGAGCCGCAGCACGAACTGATGGGCGCGATCACGCCCGGCCTGCTGGAACTGATGCGGGTTGGCCATGCGGTGCTTCCCGCCGACGTCGAAGGTCTCGCCGGGTGCCTGAACACCGGCTGGGCCGAAATGTCGCGCACCGAACAGCCTTTCGCGTTCATCCTGCGCGACGGCGTGGTGGCGGACGAACCGCTCAGCGAGCCACCCTTGCCGTCCCCGACGCCGCCCGCGGTGACCCGGTCGCGACGCGAACGGGCGGCGCCGACGCGGATGGCGGCGTTGGAGACGCTGCTCGGCACGCTGCCCGACACCGCGGCCGTCCTCTCGACCACCGGCAAGACCAGCCGCGAGCTCTACACCCTGGCCGATCGGCCGCAGCACTTCTATCTGGTCGGCGCGATGGGCTCGGCGAGCGCCGTCGGGCTCGGCGTCGCGCGCCACACCAGCAGGGCGGTCGTCGTGCTCGACGGGGACGGCGCCGCGCTGATGCGGTTGGGCACCTTCGCGACGGTCGGCGCGCACGCCACGCCCAATCTCGTCCATGTGCTGCTGGACAACGGCGTGCACGACTCGACCGGCGGACAGCAGAGCCTCGCCGCGCAGATCGACTTCCCCGCGGTGGCGCGTGCGTGCGGCTATGCGCGCGTGTACGACTGCGCCGCGCTCGACGAGGTCGCTGACGCTGTCACAGCCACCTTGACCGACGCGGGCCCGGCGTTGATCTACCTGCGCATTCAACCCGGCTCCCTCGCCCGGCTCGGCCGCCCCGCGGTCGGACCGGCGGACGTGGCGCGACGATTCCAAGCCTTCGTGACGGGAGACGATCATGTTTCGTAA
- a CDS encoding isocitrate lyase/phosphoenolpyruvate mutase family protein, whose translation MRENLPVQMGAPARCYAGLRLRELLAGPEPSFLMGAHDGLSARIAAEAGFAGIWASGLCMSTALGARDSDEVSWGEMLDLVARVVDAGAIPVLVDADTGYGNFNTARRFAARAERVGAAGMCMEDKVFPKMNSYFGDRHPLAPIGDMCAKIAACRDKVDPGFVLVARTEALIAGVGTAEALRRADAYRQAGADAIFIHSRRRTIDEIAEFTTEWAGRLPLVIAPTTYHTVSRQTFAELGIAAVIWANQSMRASVAAMRQVCRSLLRDGPSAVEPDIASLQELFGLMGYPELEADEAHYTALAKKWVDS comes from the coding sequence GTGAGAGAGAACCTGCCCGTCCAAATGGGTGCGCCGGCAAGGTGTTACGCCGGTCTGCGGTTGCGCGAGCTGCTCGCCGGACCCGAACCGTCCTTCCTGATGGGAGCGCACGATGGACTCAGCGCGCGGATCGCGGCCGAAGCCGGATTCGCCGGGATCTGGGCGTCGGGCCTGTGCATGTCGACCGCGCTCGGCGCCCGGGACAGCGACGAGGTGTCCTGGGGCGAAATGCTCGATCTGGTCGCCAGGGTCGTCGACGCGGGCGCGATCCCGGTGCTGGTCGACGCCGACACCGGCTACGGCAACTTCAATACCGCCCGCCGCTTCGCCGCCCGCGCCGAGCGGGTCGGCGCTGCGGGAATGTGCATGGAGGACAAGGTCTTTCCGAAGATGAACTCCTACTTCGGCGACCGGCACCCGCTGGCGCCGATCGGCGACATGTGCGCCAAGATCGCGGCCTGCCGGGACAAGGTCGATCCCGGATTCGTGCTCGTCGCCCGCACCGAGGCACTCATCGCGGGCGTGGGCACCGCCGAGGCGCTGCGCCGCGCGGATGCCTACCGCCAGGCCGGTGCCGACGCCATCTTCATCCACTCCCGCAGGCGCACCATCGACGAGATCGCCGAGTTCACCACCGAGTGGGCGGGCCGGCTGCCGCTGGTGATCGCGCCGACCACCTATCACACCGTATCCAGGCAGACCTTCGCCGAACTCGGTATCGCGGCGGTGATCTGGGCCAACCAGTCGATGCGCGCCTCGGTCGCCGCGATGCGGCAGGTGTGCCGTTCGCTGCTGCGCGACGGCCCAAGCGCGGTAGAGCCGGACATCGCCTCGCTCCAGGAGTTGTTCGGCCTCATGGGATATCCGGAATTGGAGGCGGACGAGGCGCACTACACCGCGCTGGCGAAGAAGTGGGTGGATTCGTGA
- a CDS encoding NAD(P)-dependent oxidoreductase: MRVVYTDPAWALNEQGVPDLARADIERAALGREIELRLGLFDGRYVLSGPEFHEHVRGADALVIYRCQVTPALLAAVGPNCRVIARSGVGIDNLNAPLLAGTGIVSFNVPDYCVDEVSTHTLALLLALERKVCTQDRLVKARQWNIHAGGVPRRVSTCTAGIIGFGRIGRATARKLQAFYQTVIAYDPYVSADLMAGYGVTAVSAPAELFGAADAVVVHAALTEETDRLVDAAALAAVRPGALLVNTARGRLVDLTAVLAALDDNRLGGFASDVFTPEDPNDDPTARKLLPRPDVVVSAHRAFLSVESERSCRRRIAEGVAQVLAGGPAPIAGRVT, encoded by the coding sequence GTGCGCGTCGTCTATACCGATCCGGCCTGGGCACTGAACGAGCAGGGCGTACCCGACCTGGCCCGCGCGGATATCGAGCGCGCCGCGCTCGGGCGCGAAATCGAATTGCGGTTAGGGCTTTTCGACGGACGGTACGTGCTGTCGGGGCCCGAATTCCACGAGCACGTGCGCGGCGCCGACGCCCTGGTGATCTACCGTTGCCAGGTCACGCCCGCGCTGCTCGCCGCTGTGGGACCGAACTGCCGAGTGATCGCGCGCAGCGGGGTCGGCATCGACAACCTCAATGCCCCGCTGCTGGCAGGCACCGGCATCGTCTCGTTCAACGTGCCCGACTACTGCGTGGACGAGGTCAGCACGCACACCCTCGCCTTGCTCCTGGCACTGGAACGCAAGGTGTGCACGCAGGACCGGCTCGTCAAGGCGCGGCAGTGGAACATCCACGCGGGCGGCGTGCCGCGGCGGGTGTCGACGTGCACGGCGGGCATCATCGGGTTCGGCCGCATCGGCCGGGCCACCGCCCGCAAACTCCAGGCGTTCTATCAGACTGTCATCGCGTACGACCCCTATGTGTCGGCCGACCTGATGGCGGGCTACGGCGTCACCGCGGTCTCCGCACCGGCCGAATTGTTCGGTGCCGCAGACGCGGTCGTCGTGCACGCGGCCTTGACCGAGGAGACCGACCGGCTCGTCGACGCGGCCGCGCTCGCGGCGGTCCGGCCCGGCGCACTGCTGGTCAACACGGCCCGTGGCCGGCTCGTCGACCTCACGGCCGTGCTCGCGGCACTCGACGACAACCGTCTCGGCGGCTTCGCCTCCGACGTCTTCACACCCGAGGATCCGAACGACGATCCGACCGCCCGAAAGCTGTTGCCCAGGCCGGATGTGGTGGTCTCGGCGCACCGCGCGTTCCTGTCGGTCGAGTCCGAACGCAGCTGCCGGCGCCGGATCGCCGAGGGGGTCGCCCAGGTGCTGGCCGGTGGCCCCGCGCCCATCGCCGGCCGGGTGACCTGA
- a CDS encoding histidine kinase, giving the protein MLVDNYKVMHWLNIRKVTTGQIAGALGIEHARLTGLLAPDGACEWPDDIVATLTRTLEITPGQLVAGGRRDLTVLIRTARQLRDTCRPIQRDGIHFYNYYTMAAPPGAVAPVVLDILCPAGRLPALNNGHLEPAITINLGPGDIHGRWGTELDEATWQVIVANTDADNWIVGDSYVEPSYCPHTYSLAGSEPARIVSYTGQSPLAGLLEEVNDWSDPAARELLTWLDGGVCPHDVAELLFARRGHTVESAGTTLGVSAAAVRAAIDDGAVELLRELGTTLGFDYRLLIRPAARHDAVGKTFKDIAECRKETREFRGYTVTSLAAAPHLPDLTGLYLRIEGASGAALREPAETHYLVTAGTPTLHWVRADGQQTEAELEPDASVWVAPFVTHRWSGSGALIKLGSGRHLGYLDLFELTNTYAAGATVRRGHRDHRGWGYDS; this is encoded by the coding sequence ATGCTCGTTGACAACTACAAGGTCATGCACTGGCTCAACATTCGAAAGGTGACGACCGGCCAGATCGCGGGCGCACTCGGAATCGAGCACGCGCGACTCACCGGATTGCTCGCGCCCGACGGCGCCTGCGAATGGCCCGATGACATTGTCGCCACGCTGACCCGCACCCTCGAGATCACACCTGGACAACTCGTCGCCGGCGGACGCCGCGACCTCACCGTACTGATCCGCACCGCGCGACAACTCCGCGACACCTGCCGTCCCATTCAGCGCGACGGCATCCATTTCTACAACTACTACACAATGGCGGCGCCGCCGGGCGCGGTCGCACCGGTCGTGCTCGATATCCTCTGCCCCGCGGGCCGATTACCCGCGTTGAACAATGGGCACCTGGAACCCGCCATCACGATCAACCTCGGGCCGGGCGATATCCACGGCCGCTGGGGTACCGAACTCGACGAGGCGACGTGGCAGGTGATCGTCGCCAATACCGACGCCGACAACTGGATCGTCGGCGATTCCTATGTCGAACCGTCCTACTGCCCGCATACCTACTCTCTCGCGGGCAGCGAACCGGCCCGCATCGTGTCCTACACCGGCCAGTCGCCGTTGGCGGGACTGCTGGAAGAGGTCAACGACTGGTCCGATCCCGCCGCACGGGAGCTGCTCACCTGGCTCGACGGCGGCGTGTGTCCGCACGACGTGGCCGAGTTGCTGTTCGCCCGCCGGGGCCACACCGTCGAATCGGCGGGAACCACCCTTGGTGTGTCGGCGGCGGCGGTGCGCGCGGCGATCGATGACGGCGCGGTCGAGCTGCTGCGCGAGCTGGGCACGACGCTCGGATTCGACTATCGGCTGCTGATCCGGCCCGCCGCCAGACACGACGCGGTCGGCAAGACCTTCAAGGACATCGCCGAATGCCGTAAGGAGACAAGGGAGTTCCGTGGTTACACGGTCACCTCGCTGGCCGCGGCGCCGCATCTGCCCGACCTCACCGGGCTCTACCTGCGCATCGAGGGCGCCTCGGGTGCGGCGCTGCGTGAGCCCGCCGAGACGCACTACCTGGTGACCGCGGGAACGCCGACGCTGCACTGGGTCCGGGCCGACGGGCAGCAGACCGAGGCCGAACTGGAACCCGACGCATCGGTCTGGGTCGCACCGTTCGTCACGCACCGCTGGTCGGGCAGCGGCGCGCTGATCAAGCTGGGTTCGGGCCGCCATCTCGGCTACCTCGACCTGTTCGAGCTGACCAATACCTACGCCGCGGGGGCCACGGTGCGCCGCGGGCATCGAGACCATCGCGGCTGGGGCTACGACTCCTGA